A single window of Paracoccus sp. MBLB3053 DNA harbors:
- a CDS encoding HipA domain-containing protein, with product MPQLDLAVFLETLPAPIGRLTRFDDGSTSFRYLTDALPHPLSLSLPLREEPFDDSVTRAFFANLLFENAQREQIMQRYGLDFGDVVGLLEHLGSDCPGSISCVPLGAGPAKMPGDLLSDYDALDEQELQRIMASLRDRRRLPDDARDPSPLAGVQGKVALAKLPDGRFAMPKRGLNVPTTHILKVPRPADMVTVDQEHILMGIMAQVQRHPVATTAILGEGPLRGLLITRFDRTVESTSVRRLHQEDFAQALGLGPHLKYERNGVGERRFSAAAIRRILAQTANPGQSRQAFLEVTLTNILLGNTDNHAKNHALLYEGSRPQFAPIYDVAPILLDDQVTHQLSFDIGKARIADEITTEDLATFITALGFPRVTPGQRKRLRELVIGVAAKIPEMSGPIRKRIGDAIAEQAHALAEALGLEMDIPERDAIIINRP from the coding sequence ATGCCCCAGCTTGATCTTGCTGTCTTTCTGGAGACCCTGCCCGCGCCAATCGGAAGGCTGACGCGTTTCGATGACGGCTCGACTTCGTTTCGCTATCTCACGGACGCGCTCCCGCACCCTCTCTCGCTGTCCCTGCCTTTGCGCGAGGAGCCTTTCGATGACAGCGTGACGCGGGCCTTCTTCGCAAATCTCCTCTTCGAGAATGCACAGCGCGAGCAGATCATGCAGCGCTATGGCCTCGATTTCGGTGATGTAGTGGGACTGCTCGAACATCTGGGCAGCGACTGCCCCGGCTCGATTTCATGCGTCCCCCTCGGCGCTGGTCCGGCCAAGATGCCAGGAGACCTGCTGAGCGACTATGACGCCCTAGATGAGCAGGAATTGCAGCGCATTATGGCCTCGCTGCGCGATCGGCGGCGTCTCCCGGACGATGCCCGAGACCCCTCGCCCTTGGCCGGTGTTCAGGGAAAGGTCGCCTTGGCCAAGCTTCCCGATGGACGTTTTGCCATGCCAAAGCGCGGCCTCAACGTGCCCACCACGCATATCCTGAAAGTGCCGCGTCCGGCTGATATGGTCACGGTGGATCAGGAGCACATCCTGATGGGCATCATGGCCCAGGTCCAGCGCCACCCGGTCGCAACCACCGCCATCCTTGGGGAAGGACCGCTGCGGGGCCTGCTCATCACGCGCTTTGATCGCACCGTCGAGAGCACCTCCGTCCGACGCCTGCACCAGGAGGACTTCGCCCAGGCTCTCGGCCTCGGCCCCCACCTGAAATACGAGCGAAATGGGGTGGGGGAGCGACGCTTCTCAGCCGCGGCAATCCGCCGGATCTTGGCGCAAACCGCAAATCCTGGTCAATCACGCCAGGCCTTCCTTGAGGTGACTCTGACAAATATCCTGCTCGGCAATACGGATAATCACGCCAAGAACCATGCGCTGCTCTATGAGGGTTCTCGCCCGCAATTTGCACCAATCTACGACGTCGCCCCGATCCTGTTGGACGACCAAGTGACCCATCAACTGTCCTTCGACATCGGAAAGGCGCGCATTGCCGACGAGATCACGACCGAAGACCTGGCCACATTCATCACGGCTCTCGGCTTCCCACGCGTGACGCCGGGGCAGAGAAAGCGTCTGCGAGAGCTGGTGATCGGCGTGGCCGCCAAAATTCCAGAGATGTCCGGACCGATCCGGAAACGAATTGGCGACGCCATCGCAGAACAAGCACATGCACTGGCCGAAGCACTGGGTTTGGAGATGGACATTCCTGAGCGCGACGCCATCATCATCAATCGCCCCTGA
- a CDS encoding helix-turn-helix domain-containing protein, with protein sequence MASTSQTTIASPSDLGRAIRARRLLLGLTQAEVAMQSGVSIPTVSAIENGKETAHIGLVMQICRDLGLHLMAEG encoded by the coding sequence ATGGCGAGCACCTCACAAACCACGATTGCCTCTCCGTCAGATTTGGGGAGAGCGATCCGCGCAAGACGGTTACTGCTCGGCCTGACGCAAGCCGAAGTTGCGATGCAGAGTGGCGTCTCGATCCCCACTGTCAGCGCAATTGAAAATGGCAAGGAAACGGCTCACATCGGGCTGGTCATGCAAATCTGCCGGGATCTGGGTCTTCACCTCATGGCCGAGGGTTGA